The Syngnathus typhle isolate RoL2023-S1 ecotype Sweden linkage group LG1, RoL_Styp_1.0, whole genome shotgun sequence genome includes a window with the following:
- the LOC133146857 gene encoding thiosulfate sulfurtransferase/rhodanese-like domain-containing protein 2 isoform X1, with the protein MLASELSCVTEISLKLCPIRIIRYLLDTLLARVLRHLVEDEFPRNIHEESFGAFVASKQETSPDPRGSPSWSCCGRTFAEHAAIHQHVARMHAGEIQRMAMAQYEHTLNQKQEEKDDAKLRDESLSVDVTAWMPDVSHIPKEQFEKGPGKVLLYYRYCRVEKPHVVCAWQRALCQRLHLTGKVRVATEGINGTVGGTRIATELYVDALCSHPLFHMEKEDFKTSDGGPECFTDLKVGVFKEIVPMGLDPDVISYHLAGNHLEPEEFHKEVEAFMTEGNVQSDTILLDCRNFYESKIGQFLHCLAPDIRKFSYFPDYVDQNLELFRDKKVLMYCTGGIRCERGSAYLRSKNVCKEVYQLKGGIHKYLERFPEGFYRGKLFVFDERYAISSNNDVIAGCSYCGRPWDRYQLCTTPFCCQLVLSCPICRSEGHTACCPGCLSGGARRKEECECTDGRPRIPQDVNNDDSPLH; encoded by the exons ATGTTAGCCTCAGAGTTAAGCTGTGTCACTGAAATATCACTGAAATTGTGTCCTATACGTATAATACGATACTTACTTGACACACTACTAGCCAGAGTGTTGCGCCATCTTGTGGAGGATGAATTCCCCAGAAATATTCATGAAGAG TCCTTTGGTGCCTTTGTAGCATCCAAGCAGGAAACAAGTCCAGATCCGAGGGGGAGTCCATCCTGGAGCTGCTGTGGTCGCACCTTTGCTGAGCATGCTGCCATTCACCAGCATGTCGCCAGAATGCATGCTGGTGAAATCCAACGGATGGCAATGGCCCAGTATGAGCACACGCTTAACCAAAAGCAAGAGGAAAAAGACGATGCCAAACTGCGTGATGAAAGTTTGTCCGTGGACGTCACTGCGTGGATGCCAGATGTTAGTCACATCCCAAAGGAGCAGTTTGAGAA AGGTCCTGGCAAAGTTCTCCTTTACTATCGTTACTGCCGCGTCGAGAAGCCACACGTTGTCTGCGCTTGGCAGAGAGCTTTATGCCAGCGCCTCCATTTAACTGGCAAG GTGAGGGTGGCCACAGAGGGCATCAACGGAACAGTAGGGGGCACCCGGATCGCCACTGAGCTCTACGTGGACGCATTGTGCTCACATCCTCTTTTCCACATGGAAAAAGAGGATTTTAAG ACAAGCGATGGCGGTCCTGAGTGTTTCACGGACCTGAAGGTGGGGGTCTTTAAGGAAATTGTCCCGATGGGATTAGACCCTGACGTCATCTCCTACCATTTGGCAG GAAATCATCTGGAGCCTGAGGAGTTTCACAAAGAGGTGGAGGCCTTCATGACTGAAGGGAATGTGCAGAGTGACACTATTCTACTGGACTGCCGCAACTTCTATGAAAGTAAAATT GGTCAGTTCTTGCACTGTCTGGCCCCTGACATCCGCAAGTTTAGCTACTTCCCGGACTACGTGGACCAGAACCTGGAACTCTTTAGAGACAAAAAGGTGCTCATGTACTGCACTGGAGGCATCCGCTGTGAGCGAGGCTCCGCTTACCTCCGCTCTAAA aacGTGTGCAAAGAAGTTTATCAGCTGAAAGGTGGAATCCACAAATACCTTGAACGCTTCCCAGAAGGCTTTTACCGCGGGAAGCTCTTTGTTTTCGACGAACGCTACGCCATTTCTTCCAACAATGATGTCATCGCTG GTTGCAGCTACTGTGGACGACCCTGGGATCGCTACCAGCTGTGCACCACGCCCTTCTGCTGCCAGCTGGTGCTTTCCTGTCCCATTTGCCGCTCGGAAGGGCACACTGCCTGCTGCCCCGGCTGCCTCAGCGGCGGCGCACGGCGCAAAGAGGAATGCGAGTGCACCGACGGACGTCCCAGGATCCCTCAAGATGTGAATAATGATGACAGCCCGCTTC
- the LOC133146857 gene encoding thiosulfate sulfurtransferase/rhodanese-like domain-containing protein 2 isoform X2: protein MTLVCSEFLAWDLENACAPTNVMKEEKQLCASLRKFYNLNKRKSFGAFVASKQETSPDPRGSPSWSCCGRTFAEHAAIHQHVARMHAGEIQRMAMAQYEHTLNQKQEEKDDAKLRDESLSVDVTAWMPDVSHIPKEQFEKGPGKVLLYYRYCRVEKPHVVCAWQRALCQRLHLTGKVRVATEGINGTVGGTRIATELYVDALCSHPLFHMEKEDFKTSDGGPECFTDLKVGVFKEIVPMGLDPDVISYHLAGNHLEPEEFHKEVEAFMTEGNVQSDTILLDCRNFYESKIGQFLHCLAPDIRKFSYFPDYVDQNLELFRDKKVLMYCTGGIRCERGSAYLRSKNVCKEVYQLKGGIHKYLERFPEGFYRGKLFVFDERYAISSNNDVIAGCSYCGRPWDRYQLCTTPFCCQLVLSCPICRSEGHTACCPGCLSGGARRKEECECTDGRPRIPQDVNNDDSPLH, encoded by the exons ATGACTTTAGTCTGTTCTGAGTTTCTAGCCTGGGATCTAGAAAATGCGTGTGCGCCTACTAACGTAATGAAAGAGGAGAAACAGCTCTGTGCGTCGCTAAGAAAATTCTACAATCTAAACAAAAGGAAG TCCTTTGGTGCCTTTGTAGCATCCAAGCAGGAAACAAGTCCAGATCCGAGGGGGAGTCCATCCTGGAGCTGCTGTGGTCGCACCTTTGCTGAGCATGCTGCCATTCACCAGCATGTCGCCAGAATGCATGCTGGTGAAATCCAACGGATGGCAATGGCCCAGTATGAGCACACGCTTAACCAAAAGCAAGAGGAAAAAGACGATGCCAAACTGCGTGATGAAAGTTTGTCCGTGGACGTCACTGCGTGGATGCCAGATGTTAGTCACATCCCAAAGGAGCAGTTTGAGAA AGGTCCTGGCAAAGTTCTCCTTTACTATCGTTACTGCCGCGTCGAGAAGCCACACGTTGTCTGCGCTTGGCAGAGAGCTTTATGCCAGCGCCTCCATTTAACTGGCAAG GTGAGGGTGGCCACAGAGGGCATCAACGGAACAGTAGGGGGCACCCGGATCGCCACTGAGCTCTACGTGGACGCATTGTGCTCACATCCTCTTTTCCACATGGAAAAAGAGGATTTTAAG ACAAGCGATGGCGGTCCTGAGTGTTTCACGGACCTGAAGGTGGGGGTCTTTAAGGAAATTGTCCCGATGGGATTAGACCCTGACGTCATCTCCTACCATTTGGCAG GAAATCATCTGGAGCCTGAGGAGTTTCACAAAGAGGTGGAGGCCTTCATGACTGAAGGGAATGTGCAGAGTGACACTATTCTACTGGACTGCCGCAACTTCTATGAAAGTAAAATT GGTCAGTTCTTGCACTGTCTGGCCCCTGACATCCGCAAGTTTAGCTACTTCCCGGACTACGTGGACCAGAACCTGGAACTCTTTAGAGACAAAAAGGTGCTCATGTACTGCACTGGAGGCATCCGCTGTGAGCGAGGCTCCGCTTACCTCCGCTCTAAA aacGTGTGCAAAGAAGTTTATCAGCTGAAAGGTGGAATCCACAAATACCTTGAACGCTTCCCAGAAGGCTTTTACCGCGGGAAGCTCTTTGTTTTCGACGAACGCTACGCCATTTCTTCCAACAATGATGTCATCGCTG GTTGCAGCTACTGTGGACGACCCTGGGATCGCTACCAGCTGTGCACCACGCCCTTCTGCTGCCAGCTGGTGCTTTCCTGTCCCATTTGCCGCTCGGAAGGGCACACTGCCTGCTGCCCCGGCTGCCTCAGCGGCGGCGCACGGCGCAAAGAGGAATGCGAGTGCACCGACGGACGTCCCAGGATCCCTCAAGATGTGAATAATGATGACAGCCCGCTTC